The genomic interval TCAAAATGGGTAAACACATCCCCGACCTCAAAACTGGTACGATCCCGAAAATCAATCCACGCTTCGCGCAGTTCCGCATCCAGACTCGATGCCAAAAATCTCGACCCTGCATAAAACCCTACATCCTGAATGATCACGGGAGGTCCCTGCGTAATCTCAAAGCGGATTACGGCAGTGTTGGACGCTCGATCCAAGGTGGATTTAGCATAGCCTACATATGTATGAGGGTAGCCGGCCTCCTGGAATGCCTGACGAAGCCGAACCACATCTCTCTGCAACTCAATCGGGTTCAGAGTATAGTCCTCCTGCTTCGTTCTGCCCAGTAATCTCTGCAGCCGATACCGGCGGGGGATCGCACGAATCGCAGTCAATTGACGAAGTTCTGAAACGCTGAACCTTGGCGGATAGCGATCTGCATCCGTATAGCTGAACTCTATGCGCCGCACGGATGTGCTATCATTCACGCCCAAGAGGTCTGACTGTGCCAGGACCGTTGGCGCGGACATGATCCCAAGCAGGGCGAGTCCAAGCAGCCCCTTCATGCAACTCAGGCTGAAGCCTTGCGCTTTTCGTAAATCGGCGGTTTCCCCAATGAGATGGTCTCCTCCGTGATTGAACAGACCCCAACATCCTTTACACTATGGATCTCGAACATAATATCCAACATAGACTGTTCGAGTACGCTGCGCAGTCCCCTTGCACCGGTTCCCATTGCGCGTGCACGCTCCACAATACTGCGTAATGCAGACTCGTCAAAAACCAAATCTACCCCATCAAATGCAAACAGCTTCTGGTACTGCTGGATCACAGCGTTTTGGGGTTCGGTGAGGATCCGCATCATTTCGTCGTCCGAGAGTGGTTTCAGGGCAGCAGTTAGCGGCAAGCGCCCAATGAGCTCAGGGATCAATCCATAATGAACCAGATCTTCCGGCTCCACGAACTGCAATACCGTGGTATCCGAGTCGTCATGAAGTCGCTTAGGATTGGATGCAAACCCAATCTGATTTACATTGAGTCGGCGGGCAACGATTTCTGACAGCCCCTCGAATGCACCGCCGCAGATAAAGAGGATCCCACTCGTGTTGATATTCACCAGACTTTGTTCTGGATGCTTGCGCCCTCCTTTGGGAGGTACACCTGCGACGGTTCCCTCCAGTACCTTCAGTAACGCCTGTTGCACGCCTTCCCCCGATACATCTCGTGTGATGGAGGCGTTATGACTTTTGCGGGCGATTTTGTCAATCTCGTCAATAAATATGATCCCCCGCTCTGCATCCTCGACCTCAAATTCTGCCGCACATAACAGATTCGATAAAATCGTTTCCACATCTTCGCCAACATAGCCAGCTTCTGTCAGGGTTGTGGCATCACTGATCGAAAATGGCACGTCCAGGATCCGAGCAAGGGTACGTGCAAGCAGCGTCTTGCCGGTACCACTTGCTCCCAGAAGAAGGATGTTTGATTTTTCGATCTCGACATCTTTGAAATCAGTCACAAACTGCTCCGAGTCCACCCGTTTGTAGTGATTATACACGGCAACTGCCAGAGATTTTTTGGCATATTCCTGCCCAATCACGTACTTGTCCAGCTCCGCCTTGATCTGTTTCGGCAGTGGCAGGCTCCGGGGGCCCTTTTTCTTACGAGGGGAGGAGCGTTTCACTCTTGGCGTCGGCTTTTCTGTATCATTCAGAATGATCTGGGCATCTGCCACACATTGATCGCAAATAAATACATCCTGACCTGCGACAAGGGAATTCACTTCATCGCTCGTACGGTTGCAGAATGAGCATGTGAGTCGCTCGTTATTTCCTTTATCACTCATCAGTCTGTTCTCCGTTTAGGTTGTCTGGATTGGGGGTTGGCAGGCGTGCATTCACCTGATCCAACCATGTATCCAGCGATATAGAGAGTTCATTACGTATCTCTGGTTGATTAGACGCATGATTTTCCGATTCGGACACATCTGCAGCCAGATCATACAGTTCTTCCCTGTCATCTTCGTAGAATCGGATGAGCTTCCAGTTTCCACGTCGTACCGCGCTTGAGGGACTTCCCCCCTGGTTACCATAGTGTGGATAATGCCAATAGAGATCCCGCTCCGGTGCGCGCCTTTCAATCAGGAGTGGTAACAGGCTGACTCCATCGGTAAAGTCCGGCTCTGGCAACCTTGCGATCTGCAATAATGTCGGCATAAAGTCTGGACTGGTTACCGGCGTATCTTCCACCCGTCCCCCTTTCAGGAGTGCAGGCCAGCGCATGAGCAGTGGCTCCCGGATCCCTCCCTCATACATCCATCCTTTTCCGGCCCTCAGTGGCAGGTTGCTGGTTGGATGTCCTTCCGAGGTGGAGAGTCCTCCATTATCTGAAGTGAAAATTACCACGGTATTGCGCGCAAGATCCAATTCATCTAGTGCAGCAAGTACCATGCCGACAGCTTGATCCATCGCCTCGACCATTGCGGCGTACACCGCATGGTTTTGTGTCAGGCGTACTTGACGATCCCCCTCGGTGCCCCACATGGACGGCAGTGCGGGTTTCGCCTCGTATTTCTCCTGCAGATCTGGCCGTGCCATGAGCGGGGTATGAACCGAATAGAACGATAGAAACGCCATGAACGGCTGATCCTGGTTTTCCCCAATGAACCGGACCGTCTCTGCCGCCAGTCTGGCAGGCAGATGCTCTCCCTCGGGGCCATCCTCCAGTCGCGGATTATCATAGGGTACAAAATAATTTCCTCGCCCGTAGGGTCCGCCCGCCTCCCAGCCGCCACGGTTGACTTCAAATCCATGATCTTCAGGGTAAGAGCCTTCCCCGCCCAGATGCCATTTTCCTGCCCAGAATGTCCTGTATCCTGCAGCCGAGAGTGCTTCTGCAACCGTAACCTCATTATGCGGAAGCTGTGGTTCATACCTGGCGGGCAGCAATGGCTTATTGCGTGTCCAGTGTCTGGAGACTCCATCGGGTTGCGGAGCTCCAAAATAATCTGTCGTTGCCATCCGTGAGGGATACAGCCCGGTCATTATACTCGCACGGGTGGGACTGCAGACCGGAGCCGCCGCGTATCCTTGGGTAAATCGCACCCCCTCATCTGCCAGACGATCAATATTCGGGGTCTCATAAAACGTATCTGGATTGTAGGCACCGACATCCATGTATCCTAGATCGTCTGCCAGAATGAAAACGAAATTTACCGGCTCAGTTACGCGACAGCCGACGAAGATCGCAAGGAATGCAAGGGCTCCAAAGAATCTCATAGTCCCAATAAAGAGTTCAGCAAATCGCGGTTATACTTGTCTTGTAAACGACGCTCCCGATACAGATACCTGGCCATCTCACACACGCGCGTGGTATAATACGCATTGAATCCGCCCCCGGCAACGATCGCAGCCAATGGGATCACCTGCGCCAGTTTTAGTTTGATTAGACGCATCCCAAGCACCCGCGCTGTGCCGCGCAACGTAACCCCGACTGCAGTCTGCTCAATGGCAGTACGCGTATGCCGCTCAGCAAGTGCCTGTGCATGTCTACCTTCTTTTTCTTCCGCCTGCGTAGCCATAGTCAATACATTCAACGCGTACTCGCGTTCTTCCGGCAAACTGATATCGTATCCGCAGCATAATGCAATCTGCCCCGTGGCGCGGAGATTGAGCGCAACCAGAGCTACAATATCCGCCGCCAGCCCAGCTACTCCTGCAAGACCTGCAGCTGCGCCATGGGCCGCCGTTAAGCTCTGGTAGCGCAGATCCAGACCACTGAGTACGTCATCTACTGCTTTCAGATCCAGACCCCCAATATCCGAAAATTCGCGGATATTGTAGCCCTTTGCCTGAAATGCTGCCAGTGTAGCCGATTGTGAGGTAGTATCCTGAGCAATCTCATTGGTGCACGTGACAAGACCAGCCACCACATGTTCTAGCGTCCATTCGACACCTGGAATCCGGAGGGCCTGTTTTGACAGTGCTTTCAGCGGTCGATTGACCCATTGCACTTTCCGGCGCAGCCACGACGGCTCTTCATGCCGCCAGGCATGAATTTCCCGCAGTACACGTTCTTCGTACGGACTGGGTTTCATCGTAGCTTGACCCGATTACAATGCTTATACGGGATTACTACCGATTGTTGTTAATTCTTGATCGGCCAGTATACCCCGAAACGCAGCTGCCCTGCTGGCAGCGGATAATCTGCAACCAACTCATTCCCGGCCATCAACCCTGTTCCACTGGTCACATTCTCATAGAGTACATATACGGTTGCCGCGCGAATGCCTCCCTCCACCACCAGATCAAGGGTATAGGATGCTGGAATGGGGGAGCGTTCCTCGGACGGGATGACCAGTAGTCCGGTGGGAGCGTGTAGGGTGCGGCTCGTCATTGCACTCCATGACCGTCCGCGTAGAGAAACGTCTATTCGCAGATCCCCGGTAAAAAGAACCGCACGAAATCCCAGCTGTCCTGACAATGCCCAGTCCGGAAGGATGCGTTTTGCATTGTCACTGATTCGTCCGGTCTCGGTAAACCCAGCGTTCACGGCAGCATAGACTCCACGATCCGGCTGCGCTGCAAGATCCAGACGGATCCCGGCTCCGAGCGCCGTATACGTATCTTGGACGACCTGTACGGAATCAACAGTGATCTCCTTATAGTCCGGTATATCCTGGGCACCGGACACAAACCCATAGGGCATGAGGGTGAGCCGCCCTATACTTAAACCGATTCCCGTATGAGCCTGCAGTACACGCCCTGCTCCAGTCCCCTTATTGACCAGATAGTCCCCCCATCCGGGCATCACGGCAGGCCCCGCACTATAGCTGACCTCCACATAGGGATCAAGAACAGATATGGATGCGCCCCATTGCAGGCGACCCCGGGGGGACCAGTCTCCCGTTTGATTCCGCAGACCTGCCTGCGCGAGTAAATAGCCGGATTGCAGTTGAAGAGAATCCCCGAGTTGAAATTCAATCAACGAAGCCTGATGCCCCTCCGGCAGGGCACTCCCCGCAGGGATCCGCTGCGTAAATGCATCAACTCGCACACGCAACCGGTTCCGATCGAACTTGAAATCTCTCAGGAGGGATCCCCCAAACCGCCGGGCTGATGCCCCTACACCGGCATAGTGACCGGATTGGGTCGTCAGGTACATTGAGGCCGTTAGGATCTGCGTCTTGAATGTGGCCAGTACATCATTCCGCACAGTTCTCCTTGTCTGTCTTTCACCGATAACCCCGGCGATCAGACGATTATATCGTGTATCCTCTGCGCCCAATACACCGCTGTGAGCACCCAAGCGGCGCTGGTTATGCAGATACAGGAGTTCCAAGGACCATGCGATTTGTTGGTAACGCGTTCTGAGAAGAAGCTGTCGCTGCCGCTGCAAGCGACTTCCGGGATAATCTCCTGCATCCGAAGCACCTCCGTAAGCAAATAATCCTTGCAGGCGACCCGGCTGATCAAACAGGCGACTCCTCTGCTGTGCGTGCAGTGCAGTCACTCTCTGCAATTTATGGCTTCCCGCCTGATAGTGTAGCTGGGTATGCGGTTGGGACGTATCTACCGTTCGGAGTTCTGTTTGGATTCCTGTTATCCCGCCCGGTAAACCGGGACTTACTTCCGCCGATCTGAGGAGCGCTGTGGGGAGTAAATCATAGCGACTACGGCCTGTCAGCAGGTCATCAAAGGGAATCGCCCCGAAATAAAGCTGAACCGACTGTGGGCTGAGTCCGTGAATACTCCAGGCAGCCGGCCACGCAAATGTATTAAAGTCATACACAAAGCTACCTGGAATTTGTGTGAGTGAGGATGTGATGTCGTGATTCACCGTCAATATTGCACGGTTGAGCGAGTCCTCCGCGGCACGAAATGACATAAATGAACGTACGGTGTCCGCCTGAATCTGGGCGTGCACGACTGGTGCACTCAAGCCCACCAGGCAAAGCAGGACCGCACGAAACGAAAGCATCCTACAACCGGAGACGCAAGTATCCTAGATTCTCTTCGTTGAATGGGCGCTCAGTCACCTGGAATAGATTGTAGAAATGGGACGCGTCTCCAACGTTACCAGCAATGAGCATGGTGAGTTGATCTGGCGTGATCGGCAACATACTGCCGCCAAAGCGCATCCCGGTGCGCACAAACGACAGGGGTAATTTGATTTTTGGTTTCGGCTTCATCCCAAGTGCCCGGGTGATCACATCCAACAACTCAATATAGGTCAATCGGTTAGGCCCCACAAGCGGAATGGTCTGTCCGTGTGCCTCGGGGAGGGTCAAAGCCTGGACGGTTGCCTCTGCAACCTCTTCCACGGAAACAGGCTGCAGTTGATAAAGACCATTCCCGAATACCGGCAGAATGGGAAACGGCTTGATCAGAGTTCTCGAGAGCACTGTACAAAACTCCTCCCGCTCCATTCCCGGATCTCCAAAAATCAATCCAGGACGAAGAACACACCAGTGATCGAGGTCCGAGTTTCGCACAGTTTCTTCGGCGGCCCATTTCGTGGTGTGGTACTTCGTGGCTCCATCCTGTGAGGCCCCATTGGCACTCACGAAGACGAGTCTGGGCACGCAAGCTATTCTGGCGGCATTGGCGACATTTTGCGTTGCACGCGTATGAAGTGCTTCAAAGGTTATTTTTTGCGCTGGTACCTCTTCGATGATCCCAACCAGATGAACCACTCCATCCACATCGTCCATGAACTGCCCCAAAGTACCATTGATATCTCCGCGTACGACCTCTACCTGTTCCCCTTCAAACCCTTCTGGAGCGCCACCCCGTCGTACAAGAACACGAACCTGATAGCCCTTTGTCAATAACTCACGTAGTACGTGGCGGCCAACAAAACCAGTCCCACCTGTTAATAGTATGCGCATAGGATTTCAGATTTACCGTTACTACGCCTGCAATTCATGTATGATGCGTCCGC from Rhodothermaceae bacterium carries:
- the clpX gene encoding ATP-dependent Clp protease ATP-binding subunit ClpX, which codes for MSDKGNNERLTCSFCNRTSDEVNSLVAGQDVFICDQCVADAQIILNDTEKPTPRVKRSSPRKKKGPRSLPLPKQIKAELDKYVIGQEYAKKSLAVAVYNHYKRVDSEQFVTDFKDVEIEKSNILLLGASGTGKTLLARTLARILDVPFSISDATTLTEAGYVGEDVETILSNLLCAAEFEVEDAERGIIFIDEIDKIARKSHNASITRDVSGEGVQQALLKVLEGTVAGVPPKGGRKHPEQSLVNINTSGILFICGGAFEGLSEIVARRLNVNQIGFASNPKRLHDDSDTTVLQFVEPEDLVHYGLIPELIGRLPLTAALKPLSDDEMMRILTEPQNAVIQQYQKLFAFDGVDLVFDESALRSIVERARAMGTGARGLRSVLEQSMLDIMFEIHSVKDVGVCSITEETISLGKPPIYEKRKASA
- a CDS encoding sulfatase; the encoded protein is MRFFGALAFLAIFVGCRVTEPVNFVFILADDLGYMDVGAYNPDTFYETPNIDRLADEGVRFTQGYAAAPVCSPTRASIMTGLYPSRMATTDYFGAPQPDGVSRHWTRNKPLLPARYEPQLPHNEVTVAEALSAAGYRTFWAGKWHLGGEGSYPEDHGFEVNRGGWEAGGPYGRGNYFVPYDNPRLEDGPEGEHLPARLAAETVRFIGENQDQPFMAFLSFYSVHTPLMARPDLQEKYEAKPALPSMWGTEGDRQVRLTQNHAVYAAMVEAMDQAVGMVLAALDELDLARNTVVIFTSDNGGLSTSEGHPTSNLPLRAGKGWMYEGGIREPLLMRWPALLKGGRVEDTPVTSPDFMPTLLQIARLPEPDFTDGVSLLPLLIERRAPERDLYWHYPHYGNQGGSPSSAVRRGNWKLIRFYEDDREELYDLAADVSESENHASNQPEIRNELSISLDTWLDQVNARLPTPNPDNLNGEQTDE
- a CDS encoding NAD(P)H-binding protein, which produces MRILLTGGTGFVGRHVLRELLTKGYQVRVLVRRGGAPEGFEGEQVEVVRGDINGTLGQFMDDVDGVVHLVGIIEEVPAQKITFEALHTRATQNVANAARIACVPRLVFVSANGASQDGATKYHTTKWAAEETVRNSDLDHWCVLRPGLIFGDPGMEREEFCTVLSRTLIKPFPILPVFGNGLYQLQPVSVEEVAEATVQALTLPEAHGQTIPLVGPNRLTYIELLDVITRALGMKPKPKIKLPLSFVRTGMRFGGSMLPITPDQLTMLIAGNVGDASHFYNLFQVTERPFNEENLGYLRLRL